A region of Rhodamnia argentea isolate NSW1041297 chromosome 9, ASM2092103v1, whole genome shotgun sequence DNA encodes the following proteins:
- the LOC125312564 gene encoding disease resistance protein L6-like — protein MASSDAGTSQGSEYQVFLSFRGPDTRKGFTDVLFHSLTDAGICVFRDDEELRVGERIDGSLQRAIDNSEIYIPIFSRNYASSKWCLLELTRSLANTSQSQDNKEILPIFFDVKSDDVKLKTALYRDAILSLQREKELSNEEVDAWRKALKEVGAIKGWGVNMYKGHGELIKSVTEEVLKKLKTKHRLVTKYLVGIDDRAEALSKWLDVNFDDVRLVQIHGMGGIGKTTLAKVVFNQFCSHFGKCCCFLEHVRVKSSRADGLVELQKKLLSDIGLPTRARSIDEIDYGMRRIGEVLRNKKVLIVLDDVDSIEQVEKLVGMGTLYPGSRILITTRNKGVLQIHRSKCRTLDYEMEVMSTNHALELFKKHAFNGDSPSDEYDDLSREIVSALRGLPLALEVIGSFLFQKKTQEQWEKTLTELRLAPHSDVFKTLKIAYDALTFRQQQIFLDIACFFTSEDVTNATYMWEDCKFLPYTGIEVLISRSLVKITENNKFWMHDQLIDLGREIVLRENPTNPGDRSRIWIDEEVLDAIRTKEMKRNVQALYLNLYKSYLEDVIESEEIGRFEHLRYLKLKFGTFVGNFADRLTALRWICWNGPPTTAKPVNMHLKNVVILELSDNELIDDSNLQSLIKMARKMKVLSLSYSPNITRTPDFSGCSSLERLSFRWCPNLRKIDGCIGKLKCLIDLTIYDCKIEDLPEEIGGLVNLQQFSVHFCPVKKLPDSIWKLKALRKLILRSFPHFATISWNLPDAIANLQKLEVLQVNNLSLEGQLPSGIGSLPFLRILNLSETRVSEVPKTVSMLSHLERLELRECDEIRELPVLPTSLTHLAVSSKSLRVVPDLSNLTNLVELDLNDGGGGGEELSSGEPWSIGRLSKLIKLSFGLHNAPAFAELASLPLLNEVKLSGLDLHTLSQLPLSLKKLSLDNFSSIGSLSPNMRNLSYLMLFDSPMLEFQLHGLQLPNVTELHISECGLLRRFKLSSMRKLKVVEVFKCQMLGEIQFSSFESLEELSIAWCDLFGKLVDVGEAGHDSKESADELIGCEGSLILPSRALNKLRSFQLNGSYVIRKIQVVGTSESWEIFDLWYCRFAQILGGLSNLKNLRELSLFNNEELRVVEGLNELEFLDELQVDGCISLESLIDVSSTKLPYTCDIRISGRGEDFRGSLLSYKHHKVNMTQLALSVSLSLSLLSHITHYGNQFCDLNRNRRATSNRNRNKNRKATSNGNRNRNRKDTSNGNRNRNRVGEATSNRNRNWSRGEGTKAEEKAGEIVFPMPELQQIVMFDVGPHQCTFPVSSDEGTSLGSEYQVFLSFRGPDTRVGFTDVLYHSLTDAGICVFRDDEELRVDERIDQSLLRAIDNSRIYIPIFSRTYALSQWCLRELAQIVANTFKSKGNKEILPIFFDVEPHDVKLKTPLDRDAILNLEHEKKLSNEQEDVWREALMEVDAIKGWEVKKHKG, from the exons ATGGCGAGCTCGGATGCGGGAACATCACAGGGAAGCGAGTATCAagtgttcctgagcttcagaggaCCAGACACTCGCAAGGGATTTACCGACGTCCTCTTCCATAGCTTGACCGATGCTGGAATCTGCGTCTTCCGAGACGATGAAGAGCTCCGTGTGGGTGAAAGGATTGATGGGTCACTTCAGCGAGCAATCGACAACTCCGAGATCtacatacccatcttctctcgTAACTACGCTTCGAGCAAATGGTGCCTCCTCGAGCTCACACGGAGCTTGGCAAACACCTCCCAATCACAAGATAATAAAGAGATCCTACCTATTTTTTTCGATGTGAAATCTGACGATGTTAAGTTGAAAACTGCACTGTATAGAGATGCCATCCTAAGTTTGCAGCGCGAGAAGGAGTTGAGCAATGAGGAAGTGGATGCATGGAGAAAGGCTCTCAAGGAGGTTGGTGCGATAAAGGGGTGGGGGGTGAACATGTACAAAGG CCACGGCGAACTGATCAAATCAGTAACTGAAGAGGTCTTGAAAAAACTGAAGACAAAACATAGATTGGTGACCAAATATttagttggaattgatgatcgAGCGGAAGCATTAAGCAAATGGTTAGACGTCAACTTTGACGATGTGCGGCTCGTTCAAATTCATGGCATGGGAGGTATTGGTAAAACGACTCTTGCCAAGGTTGTCTTCAATCAATTCTGCTCTCATTTTGGAAAGTGTTGTTGTTTCCTTGAACATGTTCGAGTGAAGTCATCAAGAGCAGATGGCTTAGTTGAGTTGCAAAAAAAGTTATTGTCCGACATAGGCCTtcctacaagagcaaggagcaTCGATGAAATTGATTATGGAATGAGGAGGATTGGAGAAGTACTTCGCAATAAGAAAGTCCTCATTGTACTTGATGATGTCGATAGCATTGAACAAGTGGAGAAATTAGTGGGAATGGGTACTTTGTATCCAGGATCTAGAATATTGATTACAACTAGGAATAAAGGTGTTTTGCAAATCCATAGATCAAAGTGTCGAACTTTAGATTACGAAATGGAGGTGATGAGTACTAATCATGCACTTGAGCTCTTCAAGAAGCATGCATTTAACGGTGACTCTCCTTCGGATGAGTACGATGATCTTTCAAGGGAAATCGTATCTGCTCTTCGGGGACTTCCGTTGGCTCTTGAAGTAATTGGTTCCTTcctcttccaaaaaaaaacacaagaacaATGGGAAAAGACATTGACGGAGTTGAGATTAGCACCACATTCCGATGTTTTCAAAACGTTGAAGATCGCCTATGACGCCTTGACTTTCAGGCAACAACAgattttcctcgatattgcatgCTTTTTCACTAGTGAGGATGTGACGAATGCAACTTACATGTGGGAAGATTGTAAGTTTCTCCCGTATACTGGAATAGAGGTCCTCATTAGCAGGTCTTTGGTAAAGATTACGGAAAATAATAAGTTttggatgcacgatcaactcatagatcttggaagagaaattgttcttcGAGAAAATCCAACAAATCCTGGAGATCGGAGTAGGATATGGATTGATGAGGAGGTCCTTGATGCAATTAGAACAAAGGAG ATGAAGAGGAACGTTCAAGCCCTGTATCTTAATCTATACAAAAGTTATCTAGAAGACGTCATTGAGAGTGAAGAGATTGGAAGGTTTGAACATCTAAGGTacctcaaattaaaatttggaaCCTTTGTTGGTAATTTCGCTGATCGTCTTACCGCATTAAGATGGATTTGTTGGAATGGTCCTCCTACAACGGCTAAGCCAGTCAATATGCACTTAAAGAATGTGGTCATTCTTGAACTTTCAGACAATGAATTGATAGATGATTCGAACCTACAAAGCTTAATCAAG atggcaagaaaaatgaaagttctttctcttaGTTATAGTCCCAACATAACTAGAACACCAGACTTCTCCGGATGCTCGAGCTTAGAGAGGCTTAGTTTTAGATGGTGTCCCAACTTGAGGAAAATCGACGGATGTATTGGGAAATTGAAGTGTCTGATTGACCTGACAATTTATGATTGCAAAATTGAAGATTTGCCTGAAGAAATCGGCGGCCTAGTGAATCTGCAGCAGTTCTCTGTACACTTTTGTCCGGTGAAGAAACTCCCAGATTCCATATGGAAGTTGAAAGCATTACGTAAGTTGATTCTTCGAAGTTTCCCTCATTTTGCAACAATTTCATGGAATTTACCCGATGCTATCGCAAATCTTCAAAAGCTGGAAGTGCTTCAAGTCAATAATCTATCTTTAGAAGGACAACTTCCTTCTGGAATCGGAAGCTTGCCCTTTCTAAGAATACTAAATCTATCAGAGACTCGTGTCAGTGAAGTTCCAAAGACCGTTAGCATGCTTTCTCACCTGGAAAGATTGGAGTTGAGGGAATGTGATGAGATTCGAGAGTTGCCGGTTCTCCCAACAAGTTTAACCCATCTGGCAGTGTCATCTAAGTCGTTGAGGGTAGTCCCGGATCTCTCAAACTTGACTAACTTGGTTGAGTTGGATCTAAATgatgggggaggaggaggagaggaactCAGTAGTGGTGAGCCATGGTCGATTGGGAGGTTATCCAAGCTGATCAAATTGAGCTTTGGACTTCACAACGCCCCTGCTTTTGCTGAGCTGGCTTCCCTTCCTCTGCTAAATGAAGTTAAATTGTCTGGATTGGACCTGCATACCTTGTCGCAACTTCCCTTGTCTCTGAAAAAGCTATCCCTTGATAATTTCAGTTCAATTGGGTCGCTCTCTCCGAACATGAGAAATTTGTCATATTTAATGCTTTTTGATTCTCCAATGCTAGAATTTCAACTCCATGGGCTTCAACTTCCAAATGTAACAGAGCTGCATATAAGTGAATGTGGACTCCTCAGGAGATTCAAGCTATCAAGCATGAGGAAGCTGAAAGTTGTTGAGGTGTTCAAATGTCAAATGCTAGGTGAGAtccaattttcttctttcgaGTCCCTGGAGGAATTGTCCATTGCTTGGTGTGACTTGTTTGGAAAGCTAGTTGATGTGGGGGAAGCGGGGCACGATAGCAAGGAGTCTGCAGATGAGTTGATTGGTTGTGAAGGGAGCCTCATCCTTCCATCAAGAGCCTTGAATAAGTTACGAAGTTTCCAACTGAATGGTTCCTATGTGATACGCAAGATTCAAGTCGTCGGTACATCGGAATCATGGGAAATCTTTGATCTTTGGTATTGTCGATTTGCTCAAATTCTCGGTGGTTTGTCAAACTTAAAGAACCTCAGGGAATTATCGCTCTTTAACAATGAGGAGCTACGGGTTGTCGAGGGTCTAAACGAGCTAGAATTTTTGGATGAATTGCAAGTTGATGGCTGCATATCATTGGAAAGCTTGATTGATGTATCAAGCACCAAATTGCCATATACTTGTGACATACGTATCTCCGGTAGAGGTGAAGACTTTCGGGGCTCCCTCTTGTCTTACAAGCACCATAAGGTGAATATGACTCAACttgctctctctgtctctctctctctctctctcttgagtCACATTACTCATTATGGAAATCAGTTTTGTGATTT GAACAGGAACAGGAGAGCCACTTCAAACAGGAACAGGAACAAGAACAGGAAAGCCACGTCAAACGGGAACAGGAACAGGAACAGGAAAGACACCTCAAACGGGAACAGGAACAGGAACAGGGTGGGGGAAGCCACTTCGAACAGGAACAGGAATTGGAGCAGAGGAGAAG GAACTAAAGCAGAGGAGAAGGCAGGGGAGATTGTCTTTCCAATGCCAGAGCTTCAGCAGATTGTGATGTTTGACGTCGGTCCACATCAA tgtacttttccggTGAGCTCTGATGAAGGGACATCATTGGGAAGCGAGTATcaagtgttcttgagcttcagaggaccCGACACTCGCGTTGGATTCACCGACGTCCTTTATCATAGCTTGACTGATGCTGGAATCTGCGTCTTCCGAGACGACGAAGAGCTTCGAGTCGATGAAAGGATCGACCAATCGCTTCTGCGAGCCATTGACAATTCGAGAATCTACATACCCATCTTCTCACGAACCTATGCTTTGAGCCAATGGTGCCTCCGAGAACTCGCACAGATCGTGGCGAACACCTTTAAATCAAAAGGTAATAAAGAGATCCTACCTATTTTCTTCGATGTGGAACCTCATGATGTTAAGTTAAAAACTCCATTGGATCGCGATGCGATATTGAATTTGGAGCacgagaagaagttgagcaaTGAACAAGAAGATGTGTGGAGAGAGGCTCTCATGGAGGTCGATGCCATAAAGGGGTGGGAAGTGAAGAAGCACAAAGGGTGA